atGCATCATTGGAGGTAGTAAGATAATGTGTCAGAGTTAGAAGTGGTCACTATGTCCTCTCACAGCATAGGAGCTAGCCAAAGCaagtctaaaaataaattagctttattAAAGAGTACTGGTAAGATggcaataacattttttgtttagtttttttaatgaaatgtaaattttttggGCTACAGTTTGCATGTGTAACAAatgcagaaaagaaacataacCTGCAAGCAGCTGTTAGCTAATAGCATCAGTAGCTATGAcctaccacagcaatcacttaataataatcaaaaacattaagcctaaacaTATACTACTGAAACAGAtggaatgttttgttctttatgtGGCAAATATTTGAGTGTCAAATCCTGAAACATGAAGTGGTGTTGTTATGGCAACAAATATGTGTGTAGCaatacagagagcgagaaagacttggttttgagttgtactttaacggttttccctttgctgtggagcacgaaatgaataatatctacatgtccaagtttgatggAGTTAACAGAgttattctacggcggcagcgcggctatggatgacatgtaaaagaatagtctttttgcccccCAGCTTTGTCCGCATGCGTggaatttccttatgtaaacaataacatgcaggtggtctatatttgtaaatctgattatgattaagtcaatgcttcaccagctatgaacctggCTACACGTCACTGCTGGTATTGGTCCAATAAGTAAAATTAGGCTGATTTGAAAAacctttgtttattttcatcttgttgTCCTTTGTGTTTTGGAGGGACACAGGAAGGAGTTGGTCATGCAGTATTTGTTCAGTTGTGTGTCAACTTTAGTGATGCAGTACAAGATTATGGGTtgttgaagcagagaagcaataTAGGTAGTGTGGTCACTTTTAATGATGACAAAAGTgtagaaaaatatgtataatatACATGATATCAGTTAATACTGCCAAACATCAGAATTAATAACGGCTAATAATATTGGCCTAAATTTTCCACATCAGTGCATCCCTAATATTCTTCTATagcttagaaaattaacctgtaaaaATAATAGTTCACATTTTAGGCAAACTGGACAAAAACTTAGCTAAAATTCTGAAATTGTATTCAGTGTAATAGTAAAAATCACTACCAGCAGTCTCACAAAGACACTTTAAGAACATATCACAGTCTACAGTGTTTAGTTTATGTCTTTGTTCTTctcagtcaatttaatagataAACTATTGCTCCTTCATAAAGCTACACTGAGCACTGCCCACTTTGTTCTGTCTACATGCATGCGTCTCTGCTCGGCACCCCACCACCCCGTCACTGCACTTCATCAGGATTTTGCTGGGTAGCTCCAGGAGGACATCAAATAAAAGAGGGGCTCTTATTCTCCATGCATCTCACCAGTCAATTTAAGTCCAGCTGTCCGCTGGAAAACACTGAATACCTGAAAATCTTCATCAAAGAAACCTCCTGTATCCTGGACAGAACGTCAAAAGTGGACATGTCAGGGGAAAAGAGGACATTTTGTCACTCTACATAACAGTAGAAAGTAATTGTGCATAACACTTAAATAAATGTCTCAAAACGTGCtttcacaaaatgttcaaaGCCTAGAAACACCATTTTCCTTCAACCGTTGATTCAGATAATATTTGGCAAATCAGCAGGGCACAGGAGATGAATGCAAGTCCAAATTTGCTAAAGTGGGCTTGAACCCCTATTGTAACAGCTTGTAGTTTAAGTTTATCTGTTGAAATTGcagaaagaaactttaaaattgtgatgcaGTATAATTCATTCAATTTTATATTGAAATACTGAAAACATACCTctgaaagcacaacaaaggtgTAGGCATAAAAAGGTCTGGAGTAGACAAAGACTGGCAATGTGTAGTCTGTATGTGCAATGGTTGCAATCCTCATGGCTTCTTTCACTCGATAGTGAACAAACTTGATGGTGTTTGAGGAAGATTTCAGCTCAAAGTCCAGGTAGATGGATGGGTAGAGGGCTGTGCTTTTTTTCCAGAGCCACATTAAATGGTCATTGCGTACATGTTCAACATTGGGACATTCACCAGTATAGCATTGTGGGTGTTGTTTGTAGCCATAGTTGTAACAGTCTGGAAAAAGATAGAACCCCCACAGACCGTCTGGTCTCCGAGCTTCAGCCAGCGCCAAAGTGAGATTCATGAAAGCTTGCCCTGACTTTTCAAAACGATCCTTTGCTTCTTTTTCCACTTTGCTTTCTGGCCAGTGTGGGTGGAGCTTGTGGATCTGTTCCTTGGACTTTTTACGGTAGATGTCTTTGGAACCCCAATTTCGTACCCACTGAGGCCTCCAGTTCTCCCAGTCAATGACACCGAGGCCTCGAAAATCCTTGTGTGGTATTAGCTTGTCAATGTCTACTCGGGCCTTGTTCAGATGTTTGGAAATGCTCTGGTTCTGTGGCAGGCCACCATTGATAGCAACACCTGAGCTGGAGTAGTATGGGTAGTATCCCAGATGACCATGGTAGAATATTGTGACATTCGGTCCACTTAATGTCTCATTAAGGTTTGCTACAATGTCAAAAATGCTGAGGTCTAGATCCACCTTAAATCGAAGGCGACATGACTCGGTAGGGGCGTTCCAGATTATAACAAAAGGCAGATGAGGGATCAAAGGTGTTTGAGCTGGTTTTGTTCTGTGACCTTGAACTTGGAGCTTTTCCTCTGTGCCAAGCCATAGGACCAGTGGCAGGAGGTGGAGTCCTATTTGCACCATGGCCGATGGTTCTTCATGAAGCAATTAGTGAGAtagggagaaaaaagaaattagatgTTCAGAAAGAGATCATTTGAGCATCAATGAACAAGGATAATCAGCCAGGCCTTTGAACATCATGAGCAATGGCCACTGAAGTGAGAGCTCCAGattccacaaacacaaacctacTTTGTTCTCAAAGAGTAAGACTGCTTTGGAAAAAATAGtgagtacattttatttatctagCATCTTTCTCATACAGCAGTCACAAAGTGCTTCAtagtaaaaatagttttaaaaaattagtaAACGCAATGAGAACACAAAGGCACATTaaatgaaatcaaactgtcattaaatagATGGAACTCCAAAAGGTCAGAAAGTGGCAAGCTTCTCACAGATATAGCATGGACACTCAGTAgagatttgttaaaaaaaattaatggatttattttaacaaagaaatATGAAGTCTACTATGGACTTTtcttttctccgaagagtttttgcagcgctagtggctcgtattttttgcgacagtaggcagacaggagaGGGGGGatgacatgcggcaaaggtcgccgggaccgggagtcgaacccgcgtcGAGGACCAAGACCTCCAGACGTGGGGCAAGCTAACCAccgcgccaccacagcacgccccctaCTATGGACTTCTAACAGAAATTTGAAaatcaaatcacattttatttgtatagcagaTTTCACCAACAAGGCTTTTcaaatcacaaaaacacaaagtcatgcaacatagaatcaataatcaaaacattacattaagtcaagtaCTATCATTAATTTCATAATTACTCTAACCTGTCATGATTCCAGCCCTTCAGCTCTGCCTTGGCTGTGCTGATTGCTTATTGCCCTCACCTGCACTGAGCTGGTTCctatttaaacagctgctcGTCACCAGCTCAGTGCGAGATCGTCTGTTGCCACTGTCATAGCTTTCAAGCCTTGTCGTCCCATGTTCCAAagagttttctggtttctgatcctgcctgtttttgaccACAGAGTTTTGCCTAATCCTTCTGCTGTTGAAagtcctgttgctgaaccctgcCTGTTTCTGACCCTGCCTTCTGGATTCTGGTTTTTCACTGCCTGAGACCCTCCCGTGCATGACCCCGGACCGTTTCAAGACTCAGCTtctggttggtggattttgtccCTGTCGTCTGCGTGTCCCCCACCCCCCGCCCCCCTTGTCCATTTACCCTACCTGCCCCTGGCTGGACTCCTGACCTCTGTGGATCCCCCATCCCTGACTCCACCAGTGAGGCCACACCCTTCCACACCAATTACTTTTGTAATGAAACCTTTGGTGAAACATCCTCTTGttgtggctgcgttttgggttctggctgattctgcttttaCCATTACGTAACCAGGTGGATTTtcagtcgagatttaaaggaagtcagtgtttcaaactgttttacagttttctgggagtttgttccagatttgtggtgcatagaagctgaatgttgcttctccatgtttggttctggttctggggatgcagagcagaaccagaacctgaggggtctggaaggttgatacaacaacagcagatctttaatgtattgtggtgctgaaccgttcagtgatttataaactagcagtattttaaagtttattctctgagctacagtggagggactgtagaactggggtgatgtgctctgacttcctggttttagaaagatagagcacataaccagcagcagcattctggatcagctgcagctggaggattgattttttttttttcaggcagaAAAGCATCTTTCCTGTTCATAATCTATATTTGGATCTCTGAAGTCTGTAACTTTTGTTTTGATcgttttttggtttgttttgtgttttcatgaagTAGCAAACTCCTCACAGGACAATTCACTGTTCAGTTTACGGAACACTTTGTCACAccaaatccagtttttttttttatccttctgGCCTTATCCCCAAGTCATGTCTACACTACTAtgttacaaatgttttgtttttaacttgcaCATTCTTATTGAAAAGTACACATTCATGTTTATTCTAGAAGAATTTGCCATTCACTAAACTACATCTTTACACAAGTCTAAAAACTCATAAAAGCATTAGTAATAATTCACTGGGTTATTGAGTCAGTTAAAAGCATCTTGGTCTCTTGTTTACAAGTTGATGCTTGGATTGAACAGGAGCTGGACAGAGGAACTGGTGCATGATAAACTGGTTCCAACTCTCACACATGTCATGAGATATAGATCATAACTAAAAAAATCAGTTCCTGGATACCAGCCAATCACGTTGGGTTTCTTTGTAGATGGATGGTCACACGTAAAGTGGATAATTCAACACAAAaccatttttagatttataaaacctttatttgatGTGTAAAATAGAAAGGAGAGCCtttataatatttgtttttttgtttttaattagaacagcctgtcttttaaaatgttttttt
Above is a window of Xiphophorus hellerii strain 12219 chromosome 2, Xiphophorus_hellerii-4.1, whole genome shotgun sequence DNA encoding:
- the hyal6 gene encoding hyaluronoglucosaminidase 6; translation: MVQIGLHLLPLVLWLGTEEKLQVQGHRTKPAQTPLIPHLPFVIIWNAPTESCRLRFKVDLDLSIFDIVANLNETLSGPNVTIFYHGHLGYYPYYSSSGVAINGGLPQNQSISKHLNKARVDIDKLIPHKDFRGLGVIDWENWRPQWVRNWGSKDIYRKKSKEQIHKLHPHWPESKVEKEAKDRFEKSGQAFMNLTLALAEARRPDGLWGFYLFPDCYNYGYKQHPQCYTGECPNVEHVRNDHLMWLWKKSTALYPSIYLDFELKSSSNTIKFVHYRVKEAMRIATIAHTDYTLPVFVYSRPFYAYTFVVLSESDLVHTIGESAALGASGVVLWGSSEYARSKRNCLTVKKYIDGPLGHYVINVTAAAKLCSKALCKKNGRCVRKSLDSRYYLHLNPRYFHIHHNPAPGGPRFEVRGHLNSHDILDMRHKFTCQCYQGWTGVYCEIPQTQPPPLSPPVLITHPWGKSLVAHIMLLLSVHFPCLCIIMFLGLCLVIKGLILQTSKIS